The following proteins come from a genomic window of Actinomarinicola tropica:
- the cmk gene encoding (d)CMP kinase: MRVIAIDGPAGSGKSTIARQLATRLGLQYLDTGAMYRAVAFAALRRGVDPADVDDVARLAERVDLRVDESGTRVDGVDATIEIRGPEVTRAVSIVAANPAVRREMVSRQREWARQRGGGVLEGRDIGTVVFPDAELKIYLTASAETRAARRSKEVADLDYETVAADLARRDALDQGRESDPLRTADDAVVVDTTDRTVDEVLDQLVGMLDV, encoded by the coding sequence ATGAGAGTGATCGCCATCGACGGGCCCGCAGGGTCCGGCAAGTCGACCATCGCCCGCCAGCTCGCCACCCGACTCGGGCTCCAGTACCTCGACACCGGCGCCATGTACCGCGCCGTGGCCTTCGCCGCCCTCCGGCGCGGCGTGGATCCCGCCGACGTCGACGACGTGGCCCGCCTCGCCGAGCGCGTGGACCTGCGCGTCGACGAGAGCGGCACCCGGGTCGACGGCGTCGACGCCACGATCGAGATCCGCGGGCCGGAGGTCACCCGGGCGGTCAGCATCGTGGCCGCCAACCCGGCCGTCCGCCGCGAGATGGTGAGCCGCCAGCGCGAGTGGGCCCGCCAGCGCGGGGGAGGGGTCCTCGAGGGGCGCGACATCGGTACGGTCGTGTTCCCCGACGCCGAGCTGAAGATCTACCTGACCGCATCGGCCGAGACGCGCGCCGCACGGCGGTCGAAGGAGGTCGCCGACCTGGACTACGAGACGGTCGCCGCCGACCTCGCCCGCCGCGACGCCCTCGACCAGGGGCGCGAGAGCGATCCCCTGCGCACCGCCGACGACGCGGTCGTCGTCGACACCACCGACCGCACCGTCGACGAGGTGCTCGACCAGCTGGTGGGGATGCTCGATGTCTGA
- a CDS encoding lysophospholipid acyltransferase family protein produces the protein MSDHADRPAISSAPLTPAQRVMYRFVRGVIFLVAKLYFRVEITGRQNLPPSGAYIVAPAHRSNLDTPLMPVITRRNLRAMGKDSLWKASRFGGWFLTSMGGFPVARGTADRSALHAAEEVVERGEPLIMFPEGTRRHGPHIWELYDGPAFVAARTNTPIVPIGIGGSERAMGRGVKIPKPVKISIVIGEPILPPRREPGDRVPRRVVKELTAELHRKVQDLFDEAQQRAGRGADVVLPHPEQPPKEA, from the coding sequence ATGTCTGACCACGCCGACCGCCCGGCCATCTCCTCGGCGCCGCTCACGCCCGCCCAGCGGGTGATGTACCGGTTCGTCAGGGGCGTGATCTTCCTCGTCGCCAAGCTGTACTTCCGCGTGGAGATCACCGGACGTCAGAACCTCCCGCCATCGGGCGCCTACATCGTCGCCCCGGCGCACCGCTCGAACCTCGACACACCGCTCATGCCGGTCATCACCCGCCGCAACCTGCGGGCGATGGGCAAGGACTCGCTGTGGAAGGCCAGCCGGTTCGGCGGGTGGTTCCTCACGTCGATGGGCGGCTTCCCCGTCGCCCGTGGCACCGCCGACCGCTCGGCCCTGCACGCCGCCGAGGAGGTCGTCGAGCGGGGCGAGCCGCTCATCATGTTCCCCGAGGGCACCCGCCGGCACGGCCCCCACATCTGGGAGCTCTACGACGGTCCGGCCTTCGTCGCGGCCCGGACCAACACGCCGATCGTGCCCATCGGCATCGGCGGCTCCGAGCGCGCCATGGGACGCGGCGTGAAGATCCCCAAGCCGGTGAAGATCTCGATCGTCATCGGCGAGCCGATCCTGCCGCCTCGCCGGGAGCCCGGCGACCGGGTGCCGCGGCGGGTCGTGAAGGAGCTCACCGCCGAGCTGCACCGCAAGGTCCAGGACCTCTTCGACGAGGCCCAGCAGCGGGCGGGCCGCGGCGCCGACGTCGTGCTCCCGCACCCCGAGCAGCCGCCGAAGGAAGCTTGA
- the trpS gene encoding tryptophan--tRNA ligase, with the protein MARVFSGIQPSGDLHLGNYLGALRRFAREAQSPESLFCIVDLHAITVPQDPAELRARTIQMANLYLASGLDPDVVTLFVQSHVPAHSELAWLMECTASFGELSRMTQFKEKSDRRDFVSAGLFTYPALMAADILLYDTAQVPVGDDQRQHLELTRDVAMRFNSRYGDTFVVPEAVIPKAAARVMDLQNPTSKMSKSTESPQGTVGMLDEPSTIEKKFKRAVTDNDAEVRYDVEAKPGVSNLLSILAAATDRTIEDVASGYTQYGPLKADAAAAVVEVLGPVQERYAELAADPAQTEKILASGAEKARAAAAVVLDRARDAVGLLPRS; encoded by the coding sequence ATGGCCAGAGTGTTCTCGGGCATCCAGCCCAGCGGCGACCTCCACCTCGGCAACTACCTGGGGGCGTTGCGCCGCTTCGCCCGGGAGGCGCAGTCGCCCGAGTCGCTGTTCTGCATCGTCGACCTGCACGCCATCACCGTCCCCCAGGACCCGGCGGAGCTGCGGGCCCGCACGATCCAGATGGCGAACCTGTACCTCGCCTCGGGCCTCGACCCGGACGTGGTCACGCTCTTCGTCCAGAGCCACGTGCCCGCCCACTCCGAGCTGGCGTGGCTGATGGAGTGCACCGCGAGCTTCGGTGAGCTGTCGCGGATGACCCAGTTCAAGGAGAAGAGCGATCGGCGCGACTTCGTGTCGGCCGGGCTGTTCACCTACCCGGCGCTCATGGCCGCCGACATCCTCCTCTACGACACCGCCCAGGTGCCCGTCGGCGACGACCAGCGCCAGCACCTCGAGCTCACCCGGGACGTCGCCATGCGGTTCAACAGCCGCTACGGCGACACCTTCGTCGTGCCCGAGGCCGTGATCCCCAAGGCCGCGGCCCGGGTGATGGACCTGCAGAACCCGACGAGCAAGATGTCGAAGTCGACCGAGTCGCCGCAGGGGACGGTCGGCATGCTCGACGAGCCGTCGACGATCGAGAAGAAGTTCAAGCGGGCGGTCACCGACAACGACGCCGAGGTCCGCTACGACGTCGAGGCCAAGCCGGGGGTGTCCAACCTGCTGTCGATCCTCGCCGCGGCCACCGACCGCACGATCGAGGACGTCGCCTCCGGCTACACGCAGTACGGCCCGCTGAAGGCCGACGCCGCCGCCGCCGTGGTCGAGGTGCTGGGACCGGTGCAGGAGCGCTACGCCGAGCTGGCCGCCGACCCCGCCCAGACCGAGAAGATCCTCGCCAGCGGGGCGGAGAAGGCCCGGGCCGCCGCCGCGGTCGTGCTCGACCGGGCGCGCGACGCCGTCGGCCTGCTGCCCCGCAGCTGA
- a CDS encoding prephenate dehydrogenase/arogenate dehydrogenase family protein, translating to MSAPADHEQPIRRATVVGTGLIGGSIARALRERGWRVSGVDSDDARTSRALELGVVDEVGYDPEAELTFVATPVGQITDAVKDALAHTAGVVTDVGGVKASVVDAIDDPRFVGGHPMAGSEQEGVDGATADIFDGAVWVLTPVAGTDPGAFTLVRSTVASFGAEVVEVAPERHDQLVAVVSHVPHLTAAALMRLASTRAEEQGGLLRLAAGGFRDMTRIASGHPGIWPDICESNRAAIVQTLDELVAALREMREVVDASDRSRLLGALGEARRARNTLPARSSRPSELVEVRVPIQDQPGELSGVTTLATDLEVNIYDIEIDHAAESTRGLLVLVVAADMAERLIGGLMARGYRPTSRPLE from the coding sequence ATGTCCGCCCCCGCCGACCACGAGCAGCCGATCCGGCGCGCCACGGTCGTCGGCACCGGCCTGATCGGCGGGTCGATCGCCAGGGCGCTGCGCGAGCGGGGTTGGCGGGTGAGCGGCGTCGACAGCGACGACGCCCGCACCTCCCGGGCGCTCGAGCTCGGCGTCGTGGACGAGGTCGGCTACGACCCCGAGGCCGAGCTGACCTTCGTCGCCACGCCCGTCGGGCAGATCACCGACGCCGTGAAGGATGCGCTCGCCCACACCGCCGGCGTCGTCACCGACGTGGGCGGCGTGAAGGCGAGCGTGGTCGACGCCATCGACGATCCTCGGTTCGTCGGCGGACACCCGATGGCCGGCTCCGAGCAGGAGGGCGTCGACGGAGCCACCGCGGACATCTTCGACGGCGCGGTCTGGGTGCTGACCCCCGTCGCCGGCACGGACCCCGGTGCCTTCACCCTCGTGCGGTCGACCGTCGCCAGCTTCGGCGCCGAGGTCGTCGAGGTGGCACCGGAGCGGCACGACCAGCTCGTCGCCGTCGTGTCCCACGTGCCGCACCTCACGGCGGCGGCCCTGATGCGCCTCGCGTCGACCCGGGCCGAGGAGCAGGGAGGGCTGCTGCGCCTCGCCGCGGGGGGCTTCCGCGACATGACCCGCATCGCGTCGGGCCACCCGGGCATCTGGCCCGACATCTGCGAGAGCAACCGCGCCGCCATCGTCCAGACCCTCGACGAGCTGGTCGCCGCGCTGCGGGAGATGCGCGAGGTCGTCGACGCCTCGGACCGATCGCGCCTGCTCGGGGCGCTGGGCGAGGCACGCCGCGCCCGCAACACCCTGCCCGCCCGCTCCTCCCGACCGAGCGAGCTCGTCGAGGTGCGCGTCCCCATCCAGGACCAGCCGGGCGAGCTGTCCGGTGTCACCACGCTCGCCACCGACCTCGAGGTCAACATCTACGACATCGAGATCGACCACGCCGCGGAGAGCACGCGCGGCCTCCTCGTGCTCGTCGTCGCCGCCGACATGGCCGAGCGGCTGATCGGCGGCCTGATGGCCCGGGGCTACCGGCCGACCTCCCGCCCGCTCGAGTGA
- a CDS encoding segregation and condensation protein A, with amino-acid sequence MPIAVQTEVFEGPFDLLLHLILREQVDLYEVSLSTIVDAYIVEIERMEGLDLDVATEFLLIAATLVELKARRLLPDEDGIDLDDELALWEERDLLLARLLECKTFKDAAIVLRGIELEASRSVPRVAGLEERFADLAPDLLEGLTADQLREAFLRASAPKPQPRVHMDHVAPIRLSVAEAVEELVDELPRVGRIGFRELTSGLVERLEVVVRFLAVLEMFKQGVVDLQQPTTFGDIAIVWLGEEGEHHADLAAIDVYDG; translated from the coding sequence GTGCCGATCGCCGTCCAGACCGAGGTGTTCGAAGGCCCCTTCGACCTCCTCCTGCACCTCATCCTCCGCGAGCAGGTCGACCTCTACGAGGTGTCGCTCTCGACCATCGTCGACGCCTACATCGTCGAGATCGAGCGGATGGAGGGCCTCGACCTCGACGTGGCCACCGAGTTCCTGCTCATCGCCGCCACCCTCGTCGAGCTGAAGGCCCGACGGCTCCTCCCCGACGAGGACGGCATCGACCTCGACGACGAGCTGGCCCTCTGGGAGGAGCGCGACCTGCTCCTCGCCCGGCTGCTCGAGTGCAAGACGTTCAAGGACGCGGCGATCGTGCTGCGGGGCATCGAGCTGGAGGCCAGCCGCAGCGTCCCGCGGGTCGCCGGGCTCGAGGAGCGCTTCGCCGACCTCGCGCCGGACCTGCTCGAGGGGCTCACCGCCGACCAGCTGCGCGAGGCGTTCCTGCGGGCCTCGGCTCCGAAGCCGCAGCCGCGGGTCCACATGGACCACGTGGCCCCGATCCGTCTCAGCGTCGCCGAGGCGGTCGAGGAGCTCGTCGACGAGCTGCCCCGGGTGGGCCGCATCGGCTTCCGCGAGCTCACCTCGGGACTCGTCGAGCGCCTCGAGGTGGTCGTGCGGTTCCTCGCCGTGCTCGAGATGTTCAAGCAGGGCGTCGTCGACCTCCAGCAGCCCACCACGTTCGGCGACATCGCCATCGTGTGGCTGGGCGAGGAGGGCGAGCACCACGCCGACCTCGCCGCGATCGACGTCTACGACGGATGA
- the leuA gene encoding 2-isopropylmalate synthase, with protein sequence MPYDKYVPFRPLDLPDRTWPTRRIEAAPRWCSVDLRDGNQALIDPMDPVRKRRMFETLVEVGYKEIEVGFPSASQPDFDFVRQLIEEDLIPDDVTIQVLTQCRPELIERTYEAIAGAPRAIVHFYNSTSVLQRRVVFGLDRDGITEIAVNAARLCRKLEDTVPDTEVRYEYSPESFTGTEPDYGIEICEAVMEAIDASPDRPIILNLPATVEMYTPNVYADVIEHFSRTIRHREAVVLSLHPHNDRGTAVAATELGVMAGADRVEGTLFGNGERTGNVDLVTLALNLMSQGVDPEVDLHDIDRIRRIAEYCNRLPVHPRHPYAGDLVYTAFSGSHQDAIKKGIAALRTTEVDGEYPVWEVPYLPIDPAHVGRTYEAVIRVNSQSGKGGVAYLMETEFGFVLPRRLQIEFSRTIQKVSEDTGTEVSAGEIWEHFQDTYLPDEARIAYRTAEITTSNGSTSITAQIVVDGEARTVTGTGNGPLAAFVGGLKDHADVLGPVAEIDITDYSEHAVSEGSEATAVAYVETKRPDGTIRWGVGTDASILTASLKAVVSAMNRPAEVDDEVG encoded by the coding sequence ATGCCGTACGACAAGTACGTGCCGTTCCGGCCGCTCGACCTCCCGGATCGCACGTGGCCGACCCGCCGCATCGAGGCGGCGCCGCGCTGGTGCAGCGTCGACCTGCGCGACGGCAACCAGGCCCTGATCGATCCCATGGACCCGGTGCGCAAGCGGCGGATGTTCGAGACGCTCGTCGAGGTGGGCTACAAGGAGATCGAGGTCGGGTTCCCCTCGGCGTCGCAGCCGGACTTCGACTTCGTGCGGCAGCTGATCGAGGAGGACCTGATCCCCGACGACGTCACGATCCAGGTCCTCACCCAGTGCCGGCCCGAGCTCATCGAGCGCACCTACGAGGCCATCGCCGGAGCACCCCGGGCCATCGTCCACTTCTACAACTCGACATCGGTCCTCCAGCGCCGGGTCGTGTTCGGGCTGGATCGGGACGGCATCACCGAGATCGCCGTCAACGCCGCCCGGCTGTGCCGCAAGCTCGAGGACACCGTGCCCGACACCGAGGTCCGCTACGAGTACTCGCCCGAGAGCTTCACCGGCACCGAGCCGGACTACGGCATCGAGATCTGCGAGGCGGTCATGGAGGCCATCGACGCCAGCCCCGACCGGCCGATCATCCTCAACCTCCCGGCCACCGTCGAGATGTACACGCCGAACGTGTACGCCGACGTGATCGAGCACTTCAGCCGCACGATCCGCCACCGCGAGGCGGTCGTCCTCTCGCTCCACCCGCACAACGACCGGGGGACGGCGGTCGCGGCGACCGAGCTCGGCGTGATGGCCGGCGCCGACCGGGTCGAGGGCACGCTGTTCGGCAACGGGGAGCGCACCGGCAACGTCGATCTCGTGACCTTGGCGCTCAACCTGATGAGCCAGGGCGTCGACCCCGAGGTCGACCTCCACGACATCGACCGCATCCGGCGCATCGCCGAGTACTGCAACCGGCTGCCCGTGCACCCCCGCCACCCCTACGCCGGGGACCTCGTCTACACCGCCTTCTCCGGCTCCCACCAGGACGCCATCAAGAAGGGCATCGCCGCGCTGCGGACGACCGAGGTCGACGGCGAGTACCCCGTGTGGGAGGTCCCGTACCTGCCGATCGACCCCGCCCACGTGGGCCGCACCTACGAGGCCGTCATCCGGGTCAACAGCCAGTCGGGCAAGGGCGGGGTCGCCTACCTGATGGAGACCGAGTTCGGCTTCGTGCTGCCCCGTCGGCTCCAGATCGAGTTCTCCCGCACGATCCAGAAGGTGAGCGAGGACACCGGCACCGAGGTGAGCGCCGGCGAGATCTGGGAGCACTTCCAGGACACGTACCTGCCGGACGAGGCCCGGATCGCCTACCGCACCGCCGAGATCACGACGTCGAACGGCTCGACGAGCATCACCGCGCAGATCGTCGTCGACGGCGAGGCCCGGACGGTCACGGGCACCGGCAACGGCCCCCTCGCCGCCTTCGTCGGCGGCCTGAAGGACCACGCCGACGTGCTCGGGCCGGTGGCGGAGATCGACATCACCGACTACTCCGAGCACGCCGTGAGCGAGGGCTCCGAGGCCACGGCCGTCGCCTACGTCGAGACGAAGCGCCCGGACGGGACGATCCGATGGGGCGTGGGCACCGACGCGAGCATCCTCACCGCGTCGCTGAAGGCCGTCGTCAGCGCGATGAACCGACCGGCCGAGGTGGACGACGAGGTCGGGTAG
- the galE gene encoding UDP-glucose 4-epimerase GalE, with amino-acid sequence MRILVTGGAGYIGSHTAVLLAEAGHDVVIVDNLVNSRSEAVRRVRELTGADVAFHQVDLLDEEALDEVVASTGPEAVIHFAGLKAVGESVADPHRYYSVNVGGALALTKAMAAHDCRTIVFSSSATVYGDHPTLPLREGAPTAATNPYGWTKLMIEQILHDLHQADDTWRVASLRYFNPVGAHPSGRIGEDPQGIPNNLVPYIAQVAVGRREKLQVFGDDYDTPDGTGVRDYIHVLDLAQAHIAALDRLEEVGGHHVWNVGTGKGHSVLDVVAAFERASGRPIPYEVVARRPGDIATCYADPTRANTELGWTADRTLDAMCIDTWRWQSSNPEGYPPD; translated from the coding sequence ATGCGCATCCTCGTCACCGGCGGCGCCGGGTACATCGGCAGCCACACGGCGGTCCTCCTGGCCGAGGCCGGCCACGACGTCGTCATCGTGGACAACCTCGTCAACTCCCGCTCGGAGGCCGTCCGTCGCGTCCGCGAGCTCACCGGCGCCGACGTCGCCTTCCACCAGGTCGACCTGCTCGACGAGGAGGCCCTCGACGAGGTCGTCGCGTCGACCGGGCCGGAGGCGGTCATCCACTTCGCCGGCCTCAAGGCCGTCGGCGAGTCGGTCGCCGACCCGCACCGCTACTACTCGGTCAACGTCGGCGGTGCCCTCGCGCTGACGAAGGCGATGGCGGCCCACGACTGCCGCACGATCGTCTTCTCGTCGTCGGCGACGGTGTACGGCGACCACCCCACGCTGCCCCTCCGCGAGGGAGCGCCCACGGCGGCGACCAACCCGTACGGCTGGACGAAGCTGATGATCGAGCAGATCCTCCACGACCTGCACCAGGCGGACGACACCTGGCGGGTGGCGTCGCTGCGCTACTTCAACCCCGTGGGCGCCCACCCGTCGGGACGCATCGGCGAGGACCCGCAGGGGATCCCGAACAACCTCGTGCCCTACATCGCCCAGGTGGCGGTCGGGCGACGCGAGAAGCTCCAGGTCTTCGGCGACGACTACGACACGCCCGACGGCACCGGGGTCCGGGACTACATCCACGTGCTCGACCTCGCCCAGGCCCACATCGCGGCCCTGGACCGCCTGGAGGAGGTCGGGGGCCACCACGTGTGGAACGTCGGCACGGGCAAGGGCCACAGCGTCCTCGACGTCGTCGCGGCGTTCGAGCGGGCAAGCGGGCGTCCCATCCCCTACGAGGTCGTCGCCCGACGACCGGGCGACATCGCCACGTGCTACGCCGACCCGACCCGCGCCAACACCGAGCTCGGTTGGACCGCCGACCGCACGCTCGACGCCATGTGCATCGACACGTGGCGCTGGCAGTCGTCGAACCCCGAGGGGTACCCGCCGGACTGA
- a CDS encoding pseudouridine synthase, protein MVATEHPEGERLQKVMARAGLGSRRRCEELIEDGLVLVNGETADLGRRVDPEVDRIEVDGVAVSVRSGLVHYLLNKPAGVISTAADTHGRPTVVELVPAEPRVVPVGRLDADTEGLLLLTNDGDLTHRLTHPSFGVEKEYLAEVEGHPSRGALRRLREGVELDDGVTAPAQASLLAPNLLRLVIHEGRNRQVRRMCDAVGHPVVRLVRSRIGPLTDRTLKPGEWRVLDQAEVRALERAASASSTDGRPEGRR, encoded by the coding sequence GTGGTCGCCACCGAGCACCCGGAGGGGGAGCGCCTCCAGAAGGTGATGGCGCGCGCCGGCCTCGGCAGCCGCCGTCGATGCGAGGAGTTGATCGAGGACGGCCTGGTGCTCGTGAACGGCGAGACGGCCGACCTCGGTCGGCGGGTCGACCCCGAGGTCGACCGCATCGAGGTGGATGGCGTCGCGGTGTCGGTGCGCTCGGGCCTCGTCCACTACCTGCTGAACAAGCCGGCCGGGGTGATCTCCACGGCCGCGGACACCCACGGGCGGCCCACCGTGGTCGAGCTCGTCCCCGCCGAGCCCCGGGTCGTCCCGGTCGGGCGCCTCGACGCCGACACCGAGGGCCTCCTCCTGCTCACCAACGACGGCGACCTGACCCACCGCCTCACCCACCCCTCCTTCGGGGTCGAGAAGGAGTACCTCGCCGAGGTGGAGGGCCACCCGTCTCGGGGTGCCCTGCGTCGCCTCCGGGAGGGCGTCGAGCTGGACGACGGCGTGACCGCGCCGGCCCAGGCGTCGCTGCTCGCGCCGAACCTGCTGCGCCTCGTCATCCACGAGGGCCGGAACCGCCAGGTCCGCCGGATGTGCGACGCCGTCGGCCACCCCGTCGTGCGGCTCGTCCGCAGCCGCATCGGCCCCCTCACCGACCGCACGCTCAAGCCGGGCGAGTGGCGGGTCCTCGACCAGGCCGAGGTCCGGGCGCTCGAGCGGGCGGCGTCGGCGTCGAGCACGGACGGGCGCCCCGAGGGGCGGAGGTAG
- the aroA gene encoding 3-phosphoshikimate 1-carboxyvinyltransferase, which translates to MDRPDPLPIAPLERPPDVTVTVPGSKSFTNRALVLAALADGTSTLHGALVADDTEAMAAALEQLGVGIERHDGGRRLVVHGLGGRLPAGPLRIDARLSGTTARFLLPVLALGSGPYVLDGRAPLRRRPMGPTVDALRALGAEVDDGAETGPGHLPVTVRGLGTRGGATAVPADLSSQFVSGLLLAAPAMPEGLDLTMLGAAVSRPYLTMTTATMAAFGVEVERPSPDRFVVAPASYRATAYGVEPDASAASYFLAAAALTGGRVRVAGLGAGSLQGDIRVVAVLEQMGAEVELADDSVEVRGTGQLRGVDVDLADLPDMAQTIAVVAAFADGPTTVRGVELIRHHETDRIAAVVAELRRCGLTVHERRDGFTIEPGPLRPARIETYDDHRMAMSFALLGLRAPGIEIADPGCVAKTFPDYFATLDQLRRPAEPGPEPE; encoded by the coding sequence GTGGACCGGCCCGATCCGCTGCCCATCGCGCCGCTCGAGCGTCCGCCGGACGTCACCGTCACGGTGCCGGGGTCGAAGAGCTTCACCAACCGGGCGCTGGTCCTCGCTGCCCTGGCCGACGGCACGTCGACGCTCCACGGCGCCCTGGTCGCCGACGACACCGAGGCGATGGCCGCGGCGCTGGAGCAGCTCGGCGTCGGCATCGAGCGCCACGACGGCGGCCGCCGCCTCGTCGTCCACGGGCTCGGCGGCCGGCTTCCCGCCGGACCCCTGCGGATCGACGCCCGCCTGTCGGGCACGACGGCGCGGTTCCTGCTCCCGGTCCTCGCGCTCGGGTCCGGGCCCTACGTGCTGGACGGTCGTGCGCCGCTCCGACGCCGTCCCATGGGCCCGACCGTCGACGCCCTCCGTGCCCTCGGCGCCGAGGTCGACGACGGCGCCGAGACCGGCCCGGGCCACCTCCCGGTCACGGTGAGGGGCTTGGGCACCCGTGGGGGTGCCACCGCGGTGCCCGCCGACCTGTCGAGCCAGTTCGTGTCCGGCCTCCTCCTCGCCGCGCCGGCCATGCCCGAGGGCCTCGACCTCACGATGCTCGGTGCGGCGGTCTCGCGCCCGTACCTGACGATGACCACAGCCACGATGGCCGCCTTCGGCGTCGAGGTCGAACGACCGTCGCCCGATCGCTTCGTCGTCGCGCCCGCCTCCTACCGGGCGACGGCCTACGGCGTCGAGCCCGACGCCAGCGCCGCCAGCTACTTCCTCGCCGCCGCCGCCCTCACCGGCGGGCGCGTGCGGGTCGCCGGGCTCGGGGCCGGCAGCCTCCAGGGCGACATCCGCGTCGTGGCGGTCCTCGAGCAGATGGGCGCGGAGGTGGAGCTGGCCGACGACTCGGTCGAGGTGCGCGGCACCGGGCAGCTGCGAGGCGTCGACGTCGACCTGGCCGACCTGCCCGACATGGCGCAGACGATCGCGGTGGTCGCCGCCTTCGCCGACGGGCCGACCACGGTGCGGGGCGTCGAGTTGATCCGCCACCACGAGACCGACCGGATCGCGGCGGTCGTCGCCGAGCTCCGGCGGTGCGGGCTCACGGTCCACGAGCGGCGCGACGGCTTCACGATCGAGCCCGGGCCGTTGCGCCCGGCGCGGATCGAGACCTACGACGACCACCGCATGGCCATGAGCTTCGCGCTGCTCGGCCTGCGCGCACCGGGGATCGAGATCGCCGATCCGGGGTGCGTCGCCAAGACCTTCCCCGACTACTTCGCCACCCTCGACCAGCTGCGCAGGCCCGCAGAGCCCGGGCCGGAGCCGGAGTAG
- the scpB gene encoding SMC-Scp complex subunit ScpB — protein MTDLPPPEGEPTAAPGERHDEARRAIEAVVMVSDEPVDPQLLGQLVELAPAVVEQLCADLAAEYEAEGRGFQLVRVAGGYRYQSHPDQAPYIERFVLDGQSARLSAAALETLAIVAYKQPISRAQVAAIRGVGVDGVMRTLQQRGYIEEIGRDTGPGQAVLFGTTQTFLERLGLDSLRDLPPLGDFVPGADVVEALEHGLRTEPDAPPAAAEDDPPPAVGPDDTEE, from the coding sequence ATGACCGACCTCCCACCCCCCGAGGGCGAGCCGACGGCCGCACCAGGAGAGCGCCACGACGAGGCCCGCAGGGCCATCGAGGCCGTCGTCATGGTGTCCGACGAGCCGGTCGACCCGCAGCTGCTCGGTCAGCTCGTCGAGCTCGCCCCCGCGGTGGTCGAGCAGCTCTGCGCCGACCTCGCGGCCGAGTACGAGGCCGAGGGCCGTGGCTTCCAGCTCGTCCGGGTGGCCGGCGGCTACCGCTACCAGAGCCACCCCGACCAGGCGCCGTACATCGAGCGGTTCGTCCTCGACGGCCAGTCGGCCCGGCTCTCGGCGGCCGCGCTCGAGACCCTCGCCATCGTCGCCTACAAGCAGCCGATCTCCCGTGCGCAGGTGGCCGCGATCCGCGGCGTCGGCGTCGACGGGGTGATGCGGACGCTCCAGCAGCGGGGCTACATCGAGGAGATCGGACGGGACACCGGTCCCGGTCAGGCGGTGCTGTTCGGCACCACCCAGACGTTCCTCGAGCGGCTCGGCCTCGACTCGCTCCGCGACCTGCCACCGCTCGGCGACTTCGTCCCCGGTGCCGACGTCGTGGAGGCGCTCGAGCACGGGCTCCGCACCGAGCCGGACGCCCCACCGGCCGCCGCCGAGGACGACCCGCCGCCGGCTGTCGGCCCCGACGACACCGAGGAGTAG